In a genomic window of Lagopus muta isolate bLagMut1 chromosome 2, bLagMut1 primary, whole genome shotgun sequence:
- the MTRF1L gene encoding peptide chain release factor 1-like, mitochondrial isoform X1, producing the protein MPVAYFYNNLYYSSVHFPSSAQRHPAPTARTVSAGQSESTAPLHETKRAETLRSFPPREPQWLISGPSLFGSFRKPGRETAERLRLPPARWAAERRAECMEQSSAGMGLFSRALCAARSCRAIALPACNYQAVSGRGSAAAIRPQQPRRGLSARPRLDELFAIPSLSRLLEARVQGEAGTELAARIQRLHDKERELRDTRELALQDESEDLRKLAEREIVSCEEEIAELKRQIVLLLIPSEETNSGLVMEVTAGVGGQEAMLFTSEIFDMYRRYAAYKKWKFEILEYFPSEIGGLRHAVASIAGLDAYKYMKFEGGVHRVQRVPKTEKQGRIHTSTMTVAILPQPTEMELKINPKDLRIETKRASGAGGQHVNTTDSAVRIVHIPTGVTSECQQERSQIRNKEKAMQMLCAKLYNIKLEEETRKRNSVRKIQIGTKGRSEKIRTYNFPQDRITDHRISRSVHHTECFMLGEEMLDEMIQTLKEYADYESLMEIISGHEK; encoded by the exons ATGCCAGTTGCATATTTTTACAATAACCTATATTATTCTTCAGTACACTTTCCGAGCTCAGCTCAACGCCACCCAGCCCCCACTGCACGCACTGTCAGCGCCGGCCAATCAGAGAGCACCGCCCCCCTCCACGAGACGAAGAGAGCCGAAACCCTTCGTTCGTTTCCGCCACGGGAGCCCCAATGGCTGATATCGGGGCCGAGCCTCTTCGGCAGCTTCCGGAAACCCGGAAGGGAAACAGCCGAGCGCCTTCGGTTACCTCCGGCGCGATGGGCTGCCGAAAGAAGAGCTGAGTGCATGGAGCAGTCCTCAGCCGGTATGGGACTATTCTCGCGAGCTCTCTGCGCGGCCCGAAGCTGCCGGGCAATCGCACTGCCTGCCTGCAACTACCAAGCTGTGTCCGGCAGGGGCAGCGCGGCGGCAATACGTCCGCAACAGCCGCGGCGTGGGCTGAGCGCCCGGCCTCGCTTAGACGAACTGTTTGCCATCCCTTCCTTAAGCCGCCTCCTAGAGGCGCGGGTGCAGGGCGAGGCCGGAACGGAGCTGGCGGCGCGGATCCAGCGGCTGCATGACAAGGAACGGGAGCTGCGAGACACGCGGGAGCTGGCACTACAAG ATGAAAGTGAAGATCTGCGGAAACTTGCAGAAAGGGAAATCGTTTCCTGTGAAGAAGAGATCGCTGAACTGAAACGTCAG ATAGTATTGCTTTTGATtccttcagaagaaacaaacagtgGTCTTGTCATGGAAGTAACTGCGGGAGTTGGAGGACAAGAAGCGATGCTGTTCACTTCAGAGATATTTGATATGTATCGACGATACGCTGCCTATAAAAAGTGGAAATTTGAAATACTAGAATATTTTCCCAGTGAAATAG gTGGCCTAAGACATGCAGTTGCCAGTATAGCAGGCCTTGATGCTTACAAGTACATGAAATTTGAAGGAGGAGTGCATCGTGTTCAACGCGtgccaaagacagaaaaacaagggCGCATTCATACCAGCACAATGACTGTTGCAATATTACCCCAACCCACTGag ATGGAGCTGAAAATTAATCCAAAAGATTTGCGAATAGAAACGAAGAGAGCTAGTGGAGCTGGAGGGCAGCATGTCAATACCACAGACAGTGCTGTTCGGATAGTTCATATTCCAACAG GGGTCACATCTGAATGTCAGCAAGAAAGATCTCAAATTagaaacaaagagaaggctATGCAAATGCTTTGTGCTAAACTGTACAACATCAAACTAGAAGAAGAaaccagaaagagaaacagtgtTCGAAAGATTCAA ATTGGAACTAAAGGAAGATCGGAGAAGATCAGAACATACAACTTTCCACAGGACCGGATTACTGACCACAGGATAAGCAGATCAGTGCATCATACAGAGTGCTTCATGTTAGGGGAAGAAATGCTAGATGAAATGATACAAACTCTGAAGGAATATGCTGATTATGAATCtttaatggaaattatttcaggACATGAAAAATGA
- the MTRF1L gene encoding peptide chain release factor 1-like, mitochondrial isoform X2 — translation MEVTAGVGGQEAMLFTSEIFDMYRRYAAYKKWKFEILEYFPSEIGGLRHAVASIAGLDAYKYMKFEGGVHRVQRVPKTEKQGRIHTSTMTVAILPQPTEMELKINPKDLRIETKRASGAGGQHVNTTDSAVRIVHIPTGVTSECQQERSQIRNKEKAMQMLCAKLYNIKLEEETRKRNSVRKIQIGTKGRSEKIRTYNFPQDRITDHRISRSVHHTECFMLGEEMLDEMIQTLKEYADYESLMEIISGHEK, via the exons ATGGAAGTAACTGCGGGAGTTGGAGGACAAGAAGCGATGCTGTTCACTTCAGAGATATTTGATATGTATCGACGATACGCTGCCTATAAAAAGTGGAAATTTGAAATACTAGAATATTTTCCCAGTGAAATAG gTGGCCTAAGACATGCAGTTGCCAGTATAGCAGGCCTTGATGCTTACAAGTACATGAAATTTGAAGGAGGAGTGCATCGTGTTCAACGCGtgccaaagacagaaaaacaagggCGCATTCATACCAGCACAATGACTGTTGCAATATTACCCCAACCCACTGag ATGGAGCTGAAAATTAATCCAAAAGATTTGCGAATAGAAACGAAGAGAGCTAGTGGAGCTGGAGGGCAGCATGTCAATACCACAGACAGTGCTGTTCGGATAGTTCATATTCCAACAG GGGTCACATCTGAATGTCAGCAAGAAAGATCTCAAATTagaaacaaagagaaggctATGCAAATGCTTTGTGCTAAACTGTACAACATCAAACTAGAAGAAGAaaccagaaagagaaacagtgtTCGAAAGATTCAA ATTGGAACTAAAGGAAGATCGGAGAAGATCAGAACATACAACTTTCCACAGGACCGGATTACTGACCACAGGATAAGCAGATCAGTGCATCATACAGAGTGCTTCATGTTAGGGGAAGAAATGCTAGATGAAATGATACAAACTCTGAAGGAATATGCTGATTATGAATCtttaatggaaattatttcaggACATGAAAAATGA